The Triticum aestivum cultivar Chinese Spring chromosome 3A, IWGSC CS RefSeq v2.1, whole genome shotgun sequence genome includes a region encoding these proteins:
- the LOC123058479 gene encoding uncharacterized protein isoform X2: MENPMLAAVINNLPHLLDNPDLVQRVLDGARADLHLNGLHLAEAAAQLRDCLRAEGRLRTLPEPTEEQRIACAMLVDAGRASYRFFLKQHWLLGQLVGSLLVIRAAAAARSRAHLLPGVLLAAVSAAVVVYVSTRGVVVPGFRSLVRFSLLTLDFLFAPDRPRARGRARLQRRLR, translated from the coding sequence ATGGAGAACCCGATGTTAGCGGCGGTGATCAATAACCTGCCCCACCTCCTGGACAACCCCGACCTCGTACAGCGCGTCCTCGACGGCGCCCGTGCAGACCTCCACCTGAACGGCCTCCACCTCGCCGAGGCGGCGGCCCAACTCAGAGACTGCTTGCGCGCCGAGGGCCGACTCCGGACCCTCCCCGAGCCCACGGAGGAGCAACGGATCGCGTGCGCGATGCTCGTCGATGCGGGCAGGGCCAGCTATCGTTTCTTCTTGAAGCAGCACTGGCTGCTCGGCCAGCTCGTCGGGTCGCTCCTCGTGATCcgggcagccgccgccgccaggagccgcgCCCACCTCCTCCCCGGCGTGCTCCTCGCGGCGGTCTCGGCGGCTGTGGTCGTGTACGTCTCGACCCGTGGCGTCGTGGTGCCAGGTTTCAGGAGCCTCGTGAGATTCTCCCTCTTGACGCTGGACTTCCTCTTCGCCCCCGATCGGCCTCGTGCTCGTGGACGGGCTAG